One genomic window of Cannabis sativa cultivar Pink pepper isolate KNU-18-1 chromosome 2, ASM2916894v1, whole genome shotgun sequence includes the following:
- the LOC133035182 gene encoding putative disease resistance protein At1g50180 has protein sequence MADAVVSFVIERLGDLVISEAQFLGGVEAQVGNAQIRLQCMSAFLKDADALVRNGDERVRLLVVQVRENALDLEDVIETYVFKVALKGNEGSKWKRFICIFREEIDVHKVGTEIERISSDIHTWTSQLEAFGVRRSIHNAAEASSSSYVQQERQLRQAYSFVEDNVVVGFDKDIKDLVGLLTEKENSRKHKVISVCGMGGLGKTTLARKVYQHPHVRTHFDCYAWASISQQCNRRDVFEEVYFAFTSPTDAQRKRIKNLSDVELARELYNFQKQKKCLVVLDDIWTATTWDLLQHAFPTTTQGDTLHSKILLTTRNKDVALHADQHGFIHEPRLLNEEESWELFHKKYFCVEADPSNSNYDEERKKELAVEMLRKCSGLPLAIIVLAGLLSKKHTVYDWEQLKANVIRWIGQGGQQHYDDSKYRSVRGVLGLSYSELPRHLKPCFLYLARYAEDVPIRAKELCLVLIAEGFISRRGGSVETLEEVAYDWLCELVERSMIQVKEMSLTEGRIKSFCIHDLMRDLCVSKAQEENFLHFTDWQNKGEEFPIETKVRRVSIYDNGNIDGSDFIHMLRNKDGSLRCLALYCERIEKRKRILRHACNHFLKLRVLIIGQRYAFNTFELPKEIGNLIHLRLLSIPKWKIKKIPSSFGNLRCLQTLRVWTRSYKIPSSMCKLEQLRHLYLITEDGNGIEFGNFLRSTKSRNLQTLVGISTKDLLLSDLLQLKSLKKLGIRVDRNFVTFLHNPQSLTFTRLLSLQMNNLFGTKIDIVPLILSCPQIYKLTVELPIIRLPEVNQFSPNLIKLKLTGLLLEDDPMPTLEKLPKLRVLMISFNSFTGDEMVCSRGGFPRLESLQLTGLYYLKEWKVEESALPTLAYLRIHYCSKLRVPDGVRNIVTLNEIKIISMPKKFKERMEEGGDDFHKVNHVPSRVFINCDTD, from the exons ATGGCAGATGCTGTTGTTTCGTTTGTGATTGAAAGGCTTGGAGACTTGGTGATTTCTGAAGCTCAATTCTTGGGTGGAGTTGAAGCCCAAGTTGGGAATGCACAAATCAGGCTTCAATGTATGAGTGCTTTCTTAAAAGATGCTGATGCTTTGGTAAGAAATGGTGATGAGAGAGTTCGCCTTTTGGTTGTCCAAGTCAGAGAAAATGCTCTTGACTTGGAAGATGTTATTGAGACTTATGTCTTCAAAGTGGCTTTGAAGGGGAATGAAGGAAGCAAATGGAAAAGATTTATTTGCATCTTCAGAGAAGAAATTGACGTCCACAAAGTTGGAACAGAGATTGAGAGGATCTCATCCGACATTCATACTTGGACTTCACAGTTAGAAGCTTTTGGAGTACGCAGATCAATACACAATGCAGCTGAAGCTTCTTCAAGCAGCTATGTTCAACAAGAAAGACAGTTAAGGCAAGCTTATTCTTTTGTTGAAGACAATGTTGTTGTTGGATTCGACAAAGATATTAAAGATTTGGTTGGCCTTTTGACTGAAAAAGAGAATTCTCGCAAGCATAAGGTGATCTCTGTATGTGGGATGGGTGGTTTGGGCAAAACTACTCTTGCAAGAAAGGTCTATCAGCATCCTCATGTCAGGACTCACTTTGATTGTTATGCTTGGGCCTCAATATCTCAGCAATGTAATAGACGCGATGTCTTCGAAGAAGTTTACTTTGCTTTCACTTCTCCCACAGATGCACAAAGAAAACGCATCAAAAACTTAAGTGATGTTGAATTAGCAAGGGAGCTTTACAACTTTCAGAAACAGAAAAAATGTTTGGTAGTTCTTGATGATATATGGACTGCTACAACATGGGATCTTCTACAACATGCATTCCCTACTACTACTCAAGGAGACACATTGCATAGCAAGATCTTACTCACTACTCGGAACAAGGATGTAGCTTTGCATGCCGATCAACACGGTTTCATCCATGAACCTCGTTTGCTCAATGAAGAGGAAAGCTGGGAGCTGTTTCATAAAAAGTACTTCTGTGTTGAAGCAGATCCATCAA ACTCAAATTATGATGAAGAAAGGAAGAAAGAACTTGCGGTAGAGATGCTTAGAAAGTGCTCTGGTCTGCCATTAGCCATCATTGTGCTCGCTGGTCTTCTATCTAAGAAACACACTGTATATGATTGGGAGCAACTGAAAGCAAATGTAATTCGCTGGATAGGTCAAGGTGGTCAACAACATTATGATGACTCAAAATACCGTAGTGTTCGGGGGGTGTTGGGTTTGAGTTACAGCGAGTTACCACGTCACTTGAAGCCTTGTTTTCTGTACTTGGCTCGTTACGCTGAAGATGTCCCAATAAGAGCAAAAGAGTTATGTCTTGTGCTCATAGCAGAAGGTTTTATATCGCGAAGAGGAGGGTCTGTGGAAACTTTGGAGGAAGTGGCATATGATTGGTTGTGTGAGTTGGTGGAGAGGAGTATGATTCAGGTCAAAGAAATGAGTTTAACAGAAGGAAGGATAAAATCATTTTGCATTCATGATCTCATGCGAGACTTGTGTGTGTCTAAAGCCCAAGAAGAAAACTTTCTACATTTTACTGATTGGCAGAATAAAGGGGAAGAGTTTCCAATAGAAACAAAGGTACGAAGAGTTTCCATCTATGATAATGGAAATATTGATGGTAGTGATTTTATTCATATGCTTAGAAACAAAGATGGCTCTCTCAGGTGCCTTGCTCTATATTGTGAAAGAattgagaaaagaaaaagaatattgAGACATGCATGCAATCACTTTTTGAAGCTTAGAGTTTTGATTATTGGTCAGCGGTATGCTTTCAATACTTTCGAGTTGCCTAAAGAAATTGGGAATCTGATCCATCTAAGGTTATTAAGTATTCctaaatggaaaataaaaaagattccATCTTCTTTTGGCAATTTAAGATGTCTCCAGACTTTGAGAGTATGGACCAGGAGTTATAAAATACCAAGTTCAATGTGCAAGTTGGAGCAACTAAGGCATCTATATCTTATCACTGAAGATGGTAATGGCATAGAATTTGGTAATTTCTTGAGGTCAACTAAGTCTAGAAATTTACAAACATTGGTAGGTATTAGTACTAAGGATCTTCTACTGAGTGATCTTCTACAGTTGAAGAGTCTCAAGAAATTAGGGATTCGTGTGGATCGAAATTTTGTGACATTCTTACACAATCCCCAATCTCTCACATTCACTCGTCTTCTGTCTTTACAAATGAATAATCTTTTTGGCACCAAGATAgatattgttcctttgataTTAAGCTGTCCTCAAATTTATAAGCTTACAGTAGAGTTGCCTATAATAAGATTACCAGAAGTCAACCAATTCTCCCCAAATCTCATCAAGTTGAAGTTGACTGGGCTGTTACTTGAGGATGATCCAATGCCAACATTAGAAAAGCTACCAAAATTAAGAGTCCTTATGATTAGTTTTAATAGTTTTACAGGGGATGAGATGGTGTGCTCAAGAGGAGGTTTCCCTCGACTTGAATCTCTTCAGCTTACTGGTCTATATTACTTGAAAGAGTGGAAAGTGGAGGAGAGTGCATTGCCTACACTTGCCTATTTGCGTATTCATTATTGCAGCAAATTGAGAGTTCCAGATGGAGTAAGAAACATTGTTACACTCAATGAGATAAAGATAATTTCTATGCCTAAGAAATTCAAAGAAAGGATGGAGGAAGGAGGAGACGATTTCCACAAAGTCAACCACGTGCCATCACGTGTATTCATCAATTGTGATACAG ATTGA